One genomic segment of Myxococcus xanthus includes these proteins:
- a CDS encoding M23 family metallopeptidase, protein MAKKSFTLMVIPDHDAPVKRYTIQRSFLTQVGMGLMLVVGLGVGASVHYFQVAADASENRILREENLTLRSQLKSVRERIEHIGSTLDRVERFDQKLRAVTLLSDPQRNLAMGPTEPEAGTSAPATDTQFTQLTSTETPKALMGRLDRLSAEATRQEQSLQELQAYFQDQKSLLASTPSIWPARGWVTSDFGSRLDPYTADRVMHGGMDIAAPHGKEVFAPSDGTVVFAGLEGGYGNVLVIDHGYGIKTRYGHLSKMLVKAGDKVKRGMHIAAVGNTGRSTGPHLHYEVRVNGIGQNPRKFILEE, encoded by the coding sequence GTGGCGAAAAAGTCCTTCACACTGATGGTGATTCCGGACCATGACGCTCCGGTCAAGCGGTACACCATCCAGCGGTCCTTTCTCACTCAGGTGGGGATGGGACTGATGCTCGTGGTGGGACTGGGCGTGGGTGCGAGCGTGCACTACTTCCAGGTGGCCGCGGACGCCTCCGAGAACCGCATCCTTCGCGAAGAGAACCTGACGCTGCGCTCGCAGCTCAAGTCGGTGCGTGAGCGCATCGAGCACATCGGCTCCACGTTGGACCGGGTGGAGCGCTTCGACCAGAAGCTGCGCGCGGTGACGCTGCTGTCCGATCCTCAGCGCAACCTGGCCATGGGGCCGACGGAGCCCGAGGCGGGCACGTCCGCGCCTGCCACGGACACGCAATTCACGCAGCTGACCTCCACGGAGACGCCCAAGGCGCTGATGGGCCGGCTGGACCGGTTGAGCGCGGAGGCCACCCGCCAGGAGCAGAGCCTCCAGGAGTTGCAGGCCTACTTCCAGGACCAGAAGTCGCTGCTGGCCTCCACTCCGTCCATCTGGCCCGCGCGCGGCTGGGTGACGAGTGATTTCGGTTCGCGCCTGGACCCGTACACCGCGGACCGCGTCATGCACGGCGGCATGGACATCGCGGCGCCGCACGGCAAGGAAGTCTTCGCGCCGTCGGACGGCACAGTGGTGTTCGCGGGCCTGGAGGGCGGCTACGGCAACGTGCTCGTCATCGACCATGGCTACGGCATCAAGACGCGCTACGGCCACCTGTCGAAGATGCTGGTGAAGGCCGGCGACAAGGTGAAGCGCGGCATGCACATCGCCGCCGTCGGCAACACCGGCCGCTCCACGGGTCCGCACCTCCACTACGAGGTCCGCGTCAACGGCATCGGGCAGAATCCCCGCAAGTTCATCCTCGAGGAGTAG
- a CDS encoding diguanylate cyclase, whose translation MPYPLDDATATALIALHPWVLTRSPQAPVQAAVEVLVQAEQARRGQPDAKTGALQVPALTQGNLLKEEYDLSTHGHHDGWRVGAVIADVQGMINVNARFGFPTGDAVLRATVESLSAQYPGAKVVRIHADAFAALLVPTSQLTVEEHLAAPTRERLAQGVRPVLPPGTPDADVPSWTVSLLELTVDAPSHWQVLGPLLWAELERTHVMERTGRAQGLQRRRIRLDGSIPGPATL comes from the coding sequence ATGCCCTACCCACTCGACGACGCCACGGCCACCGCCCTCATCGCCCTCCATCCCTGGGTGCTCACCCGCAGCCCCCAGGCCCCGGTGCAGGCCGCCGTGGAGGTGCTCGTCCAGGCGGAGCAGGCCCGGCGTGGCCAGCCGGACGCGAAAACGGGCGCACTCCAGGTGCCTGCACTCACCCAGGGCAACCTCCTCAAGGAGGAGTACGACTTGTCCACCCACGGCCATCATGACGGGTGGCGCGTGGGCGCCGTCATCGCGGACGTGCAGGGGATGATCAACGTCAACGCCCGCTTCGGCTTCCCCACCGGGGACGCGGTGCTGCGCGCCACCGTGGAGTCCCTCTCCGCTCAGTACCCCGGCGCGAAGGTGGTGCGCATCCACGCGGACGCTTTCGCCGCCCTGCTCGTGCCGACGTCGCAGCTCACGGTGGAGGAGCACCTCGCCGCGCCGACGCGCGAACGGTTGGCGCAGGGCGTGCGCCCTGTGCTGCCCCCGGGAACGCCCGACGCGGACGTGCCCTCATGGACGGTGAGCCTGCTGGAGTTGACGGTGGACGCGCCCTCGCACTGGCAGGTGCTGGGGCCGCTGCTGTGGGCGGAGCTGGAGCGCACCCACGTCATGGAGCGCACCGGCCGCGCGCAGGGGCTTCAGCGCAGGCGCATCCGGCTGGATGGCTCCATTCCCGGCCCCGCGACGCTCTGA
- the recN gene encoding DNA repair protein RecN, producing the protein MLLGLRISNVAVIEEVEVAFGAGLTVLTGETGAGKSILVDALGLLLGGRADADVIRAGCEEASVEGVFARTPALETRLEELGLPDLGEEVLVRRVLGRTGRGKAYVNGSLVTVGVLGKLTRGAVDIAGQHEHVSLFDSGLHRVLLDRYGNLEDVLAAFFREYTGLREMDARMEALGGDEAKVRERAEFLRFQLDEITRLDPEADEDARLDAERKRLGGAEKLKRHASEAELLVSGEEQSAVETVGRALGLVHESVKCDATLAPVAQALSTALSELEEAQRRLNRYVEGLESDPSRLADVEERLDALKRLCRKHGTHLEGLLKKRGEIEVELGTLENRKEILEELAADRRKVEERARKAAAALTRARAASAVTFAAQVREGLGQLAMGKAAFEVRVTPSDSLRPDGMDDVEFFFSANPGEPPRALAKVASGGEASRLLLALKKALADSDGGGCYILDEADAGVSGAIADVVGRMIKDVSSHRQVLCITHLPQVAAYADAHLLIRKGLKGERTVSEVVVLDAGAERTRELARMMSGVEVTREALGAAEALVRSANRALGTRARRESGPEGAPRGRLRRTA; encoded by the coding sequence GTGCTGCTGGGTCTGCGGATTTCGAACGTGGCGGTGATCGAGGAGGTGGAGGTGGCGTTCGGAGCCGGCCTCACCGTCCTCACGGGTGAGACAGGTGCGGGCAAGTCCATCCTCGTGGATGCACTGGGCCTTTTGCTCGGGGGGCGCGCCGACGCGGATGTCATTCGCGCCGGTTGTGAGGAGGCGTCCGTGGAGGGCGTCTTCGCGCGGACTCCCGCGTTGGAGACCCGGCTGGAGGAGCTGGGCTTGCCGGACCTGGGGGAAGAGGTGCTGGTGCGCCGGGTGCTGGGACGCACCGGGCGCGGCAAGGCCTACGTCAACGGCTCGCTGGTGACAGTGGGCGTGCTGGGCAAGCTCACGCGTGGGGCGGTGGACATCGCCGGCCAGCACGAGCACGTCAGCCTCTTTGATTCGGGGCTGCACCGGGTGCTGCTCGACCGGTACGGCAACCTGGAGGATGTGCTCGCGGCCTTCTTCCGGGAGTACACCGGCCTGCGCGAGATGGACGCGCGCATGGAGGCGCTGGGCGGAGACGAGGCGAAGGTGCGCGAGCGCGCCGAGTTCCTTCGCTTCCAGCTCGATGAAATCACGCGCCTGGACCCGGAGGCCGACGAGGACGCGCGGCTGGACGCGGAGCGCAAGCGGCTGGGCGGCGCGGAGAAGCTCAAGCGCCACGCCTCGGAAGCGGAGCTGCTGGTGTCCGGCGAGGAGCAGTCCGCTGTGGAGACGGTGGGCCGCGCGCTGGGGCTGGTGCACGAATCGGTGAAGTGTGACGCCACGCTGGCGCCGGTGGCGCAGGCGCTGAGCACCGCGCTGTCGGAGCTGGAGGAGGCGCAGCGGCGGCTCAACCGGTACGTGGAGGGGCTGGAGTCGGACCCTTCGCGGCTGGCGGACGTGGAGGAGCGGCTGGACGCGCTCAAGCGTCTGTGCCGTAAGCACGGCACGCACCTGGAGGGCCTGCTGAAGAAGCGGGGCGAAATCGAGGTGGAGCTGGGCACGCTGGAGAACCGGAAGGAAATCCTGGAAGAGCTGGCCGCCGACCGCCGCAAGGTGGAGGAGCGGGCCCGGAAGGCCGCTGCGGCACTGACACGGGCGCGTGCGGCCAGTGCGGTGACGTTCGCCGCGCAGGTGCGCGAGGGCCTGGGGCAACTGGCCATGGGCAAGGCGGCCTTCGAGGTGCGGGTGACACCATCGGATTCGCTGCGCCCGGACGGCATGGATGACGTGGAGTTCTTCTTCAGCGCGAACCCTGGCGAGCCGCCGCGAGCGCTGGCGAAGGTGGCTTCTGGCGGTGAGGCGAGCCGGCTGCTGCTGGCACTCAAGAAGGCCCTGGCTGACAGTGACGGGGGCGGGTGCTACATCCTGGACGAAGCGGACGCGGGCGTCAGCGGCGCCATCGCGGACGTGGTGGGGCGGATGATCAAGGACGTGAGCAGCCACCGTCAGGTGCTCTGCATCACCCACCTGCCGCAGGTGGCCGCCTATGCGGATGCCCACCTGCTCATCCGCAAGGGCCTCAAGGGCGAGCGCACTGTCTCGGAGGTGGTGGTACTGGATGCAGGGGCAGAACGGACCCGGGAGCTGGCGCGGATGATGTCGGGCGTCGAGGTGACGCGTGAGGCCCTGGGAGCAGCGGAGGCCCTGGTGCGTTCTGCCAACAGGGCGCTGGGGACTCGGGCCCGCAGGGAGTCTGGACCGGAGGGGGCCCCCCGGGGTCGGCTCCGACGCACCGCGTGA
- the rpsB gene encoding 30S ribosomal protein S2 produces the protein METQDTQTQQQAMAAAGGITMRQLLEAGVHFGHQTKRWNPKMKPFIFGARNGIYIIDLQKTVVMARSAFRFVADITARGGSVLFVGTKKQAQDVVREEASRAGQFFVTSRWLGGTLTNFKTIKQGIDRLKTLEKMAEDGTFERLPKKEVAQLEREREKLEKNLGGVKEMSKLPRCVFVIDPKKEHIAIHEAGRLGIPVIGLVDTNCDPDGIDFVIPGNDDAIRSIKLFTSKIAEACLEGAARYRASGAAERDEQEEREGRDDRGDRRDDRRGPRRGDRRDDRRDRGGDRGGDRRGPLVEMKGAAPVASAEPAAEAAPEGEAAAE, from the coding sequence ATGGAAACGCAGGACACGCAGACGCAGCAGCAGGCGATGGCCGCCGCCGGTGGCATCACGATGAGGCAGCTCCTGGAGGCCGGTGTTCACTTCGGCCACCAGACGAAGCGCTGGAACCCGAAGATGAAGCCGTTCATCTTCGGCGCGCGCAACGGCATCTACATCATCGACCTGCAGAAGACGGTCGTGATGGCCCGCTCGGCGTTCCGCTTCGTGGCGGACATCACCGCGCGCGGTGGCTCGGTGCTCTTCGTCGGCACCAAGAAGCAGGCGCAGGACGTGGTCCGCGAGGAGGCCTCGCGCGCCGGTCAGTTCTTCGTCACCAGCCGCTGGCTGGGTGGCACGCTGACCAACTTCAAGACCATCAAGCAGGGCATCGACCGCCTGAAGACGCTGGAGAAGATGGCCGAGGACGGCACCTTCGAGCGCCTTCCCAAGAAGGAAGTCGCCCAGCTCGAGCGTGAGCGCGAGAAGCTGGAGAAGAACCTGGGTGGCGTGAAGGAGATGTCGAAGCTGCCCCGCTGCGTCTTCGTCATCGACCCGAAGAAGGAGCACATCGCCATCCACGAGGCGGGCCGCCTGGGCATCCCGGTCATCGGCCTGGTGGACACCAACTGCGATCCGGACGGCATCGACTTCGTCATCCCCGGCAACGACGACGCCATCCGCTCCATCAAGCTGTTCACCTCCAAGATCGCCGAGGCCTGCCTCGAGGGCGCCGCGCGTTACCGCGCCTCGGGCGCCGCCGAGCGCGACGAGCAGGAGGAGCGCGAGGGCCGTGACGACCGTGGCGACCGCCGCGATGACCGCCGTGGCCCGCGCCGCGGTGACCGCCGCGACGACCGTCGCGACCGGGGTGGTGACCGTGGCGGCGACCGCCGTGGCCCCCTCGTTGAGATGAAGGGCGCGGCCCCTGTCGCGTCCGCCGAGCCGGCCGCCGAGGCCGCTCCCGAGGGTGAGGCGGCGGCCGAGTAG
- the pyrH gene encoding UMP kinase encodes MSSDTKKPLPYQRILLKLSGEALMGEGKYGIHPPTLMGIAEEVIELAQAGVEVALVIGGGNIFRGVAGATEGMDRASADYMGMLATCINSMAMQDALEKKGLHTRVLSAIKMEQIAEPYIRRRAVRHLEKGRVVIFAAGTGNPYFTTDTAASLRAMEINAQVILKATKVDGVYSADPKKDPTARRYRSLTYMDVLKQNLNVMDSTAISLCMDNKLPIIVFDLTQRGNIRRAVLGEGDIGTLVGGSETVWA; translated from the coding sequence ATGTCCTCCGACACGAAGAAGCCGCTCCCGTATCAGCGCATTCTCCTCAAGCTCTCGGGCGAGGCCCTGATGGGGGAGGGGAAGTACGGCATCCATCCGCCCACGCTGATGGGCATCGCCGAGGAAGTCATCGAGTTGGCGCAGGCCGGCGTGGAGGTCGCGCTGGTGATTGGCGGCGGCAACATCTTCCGGGGGGTCGCGGGCGCCACGGAGGGCATGGACCGCGCCAGCGCCGACTACATGGGCATGCTGGCCACCTGCATCAACTCCATGGCCATGCAGGACGCGCTGGAGAAGAAGGGTCTGCACACGCGCGTGCTGTCCGCCATCAAGATGGAGCAGATTGCCGAGCCGTACATCCGCCGGCGCGCCGTGCGCCACCTGGAGAAGGGCCGCGTGGTGATTTTCGCGGCGGGCACCGGCAACCCGTACTTCACCACCGACACCGCCGCCTCCCTGCGCGCCATGGAAATCAACGCGCAGGTCATCCTGAAGGCAACCAAGGTGGACGGGGTGTACAGCGCGGACCCGAAGAAGGACCCCACCGCACGGCGCTATCGGTCGCTGACTTACATGGACGTGTTGAAGCAGAATCTCAACGTCATGGACTCCACGGCCATCTCGCTGTGCATGGACAACAAGCTGCCCATCATCGTGTTCGACCTGACGCAGCGGGGCAACATCCGCCGCGCGGTGCTGGGTGAAGGGGACATTGGTACGTTGGTGGGTGGCAGCGAGACGGTCTGGGCCTGA
- the rlmM gene encoding 23S rRNA (cytidine(2498)-2'-O)-methyltransferase RlmM: MPARTLAARPGRWLWTCRAGFEAHLFEELEWAGAEPRLLGEALVESDAVSGPPPAFARAGYQVAATLTATNPEAIADAAARAVLALPGRTPWAVQAFTPDTPRGNALAPVAEALESAVSARLPAERRIEDAQRAREAGALLVSLCVAPDEVTVVGAVHAREAVSLAAGGRRRMRRAGDAPSRAAMKLEEALDGLAFEPGRGDVCVDLGAAPGGWTQRLVSRGAKVVAVDPARLMPELTGNPRVKHVQESAFAYAPDEPADWLFCDMAWRPLEVAQLLAKWGRRGWAQHLVANIKLPMKDKNPILLRVRHTLGQEGGWEGLTVRQLYHDRDEVTVTAHKMK, from the coding sequence ATGCCGGCCCGGACGCTGGCCGCCCGGCCTGGCCGCTGGCTGTGGACCTGCCGCGCGGGTTTCGAGGCCCACCTCTTCGAGGAACTGGAATGGGCCGGCGCCGAGCCCCGTCTGCTGGGCGAAGCCCTGGTGGAGAGTGACGCCGTCTCCGGCCCTCCGCCCGCCTTCGCCCGCGCAGGCTATCAGGTCGCTGCCACCCTGACAGCCACGAATCCCGAAGCCATCGCCGACGCGGCGGCCCGTGCCGTGCTGGCGCTTCCCGGGCGGACGCCCTGGGCGGTGCAGGCCTTCACGCCCGACACCCCGCGTGGCAACGCCCTGGCCCCTGTTGCGGAAGCCCTGGAATCCGCCGTGTCCGCCAGGCTGCCGGCAGAACGCCGCATCGAGGACGCCCAGCGGGCACGCGAGGCGGGGGCGCTGCTGGTGTCCCTGTGTGTGGCGCCGGATGAAGTGACGGTGGTGGGCGCGGTGCACGCGCGCGAGGCCGTGTCCCTGGCGGCGGGCGGACGCAGGCGCATGCGGCGGGCTGGAGACGCGCCGTCGCGCGCGGCCATGAAGCTGGAGGAGGCCCTGGACGGACTGGCCTTCGAGCCTGGGCGCGGCGATGTGTGCGTGGACCTGGGCGCGGCGCCGGGCGGCTGGACGCAGCGGTTGGTGAGCCGCGGCGCGAAGGTGGTGGCGGTGGACCCGGCCCGGCTGATGCCGGAGCTGACCGGGAACCCGCGCGTGAAGCACGTCCAGGAGAGCGCCTTCGCCTATGCGCCCGACGAGCCGGCGGACTGGCTCTTCTGCGACATGGCGTGGCGCCCCCTGGAAGTGGCGCAGTTGCTGGCCAAATGGGGCCGCCGCGGTTGGGCGCAGCACCTGGTGGCCAACATCAAGCTGCCCATGAAGGACAAGAACCCCATCCTGCTGCGGGTGCGCCACACGCTCGGCCAGGAGGGCGGCTGGGAGGGGCTCACCGTCCGCCAGCTCTACCATGACCGGGATGAGGTCACCGTCACCGCGCACAAGATGAAGTGA
- the tsf gene encoding translation elongation factor Ts yields MAEVSAQMVKELRERTNAGMMDCKKALAESGGDFAKAEEWLRKKGIAKAAGKEGRVASEGIIGTYVHSGRIGVIVEVNCETDFVARNPDFQELVKDVAMQIAAAGPKFVRREEVPTDNLDKEKDIQREILKQQGKPEAMLEKILVGKMEKYYEGVCLVDQLWVKDDKKKVGEMISERAAKIGEKVSVRRFVRYELGEGIEKKKDDLAAEVAKTLGQA; encoded by the coding sequence ATGGCCGAAGTTAGCGCCCAGATGGTGAAGGAGCTCCGCGAGCGGACCAACGCGGGCATGATGGACTGCAAGAAGGCGCTCGCCGAGTCGGGTGGCGACTTCGCCAAGGCCGAGGAGTGGCTGCGCAAGAAGGGCATCGCCAAGGCCGCTGGCAAGGAAGGCCGCGTTGCCTCCGAAGGCATCATCGGCACCTACGTTCACAGTGGCCGCATCGGCGTCATCGTCGAGGTGAACTGCGAGACGGACTTCGTTGCTCGCAACCCCGACTTCCAGGAGCTGGTGAAGGACGTGGCCATGCAGATTGCCGCGGCCGGCCCCAAGTTCGTCCGTCGTGAGGAGGTCCCCACGGACAACCTGGACAAGGAGAAGGACATCCAGCGCGAGATCCTCAAGCAGCAGGGCAAGCCTGAGGCGATGCTGGAGAAGATCCTCGTCGGGAAGATGGAGAAGTACTACGAGGGCGTGTGCCTCGTGGACCAGCTCTGGGTGAAGGACGACAAGAAGAAGGTCGGCGAGATGATCTCCGAGCGCGCCGCGAAGATTGGCGAGAAGGTCTCCGTGCGCCGCTTCGTCCGCTACGAGCTGGGTGAGGGCATCGAGAAGAAGAAGGACGACCTCGCCGCCGAAGTCGCCAAGACGCTGGGCCAGGCGTAA
- the secA gene encoding preprotein translocase subunit SecA, giving the protein MIEWTLKKLIGTKNERELKKAHAKVARVNELETRMRALKDEDFVSETNRMRQEIQNGRSLDDLLFEAFAITREAARRVIGQRHYDVQLIGGMFLHEGCIAEMRTGEGKTLTATLPTYLNALSGRGVHVVTVNDYLARRDAEWMGRVYRFLGMTTGCVLHELNDKQRQEAYRSDITYGQNNEFGFDYLRDNMKFRLQDYVQRELNFAIVDEVDSILIDEARTPLIISGPTEDSTDKYYRVDQVIPGLVPDQDYTLDEKHRSVSLTDDGIEKLQKRLGVGNLYDPGEIEMLHHVDQALRAHTLYKRDKDYVVKDGEVVIVDEFTGRQMPGRRWSDGLHQAIEAKEGVKIENENQTLATVSFQNYFRMYSKLAGMTGTADTEAEEFAKIYNLDVRVIPTNRPPIRKDLQDVVYKTEREKFEAVAAEIEELHKNGQPVLVGTVSIAKSEVVASFLKKRGIPHNVLNAKQHQREADIVAQAGRKGAVTISTNMAGRGTDILLGGNAEVLAKASMGPPPEPPTSAPDGQPLDLTAYEAEVAAWEQKFADTKAKLEEQTKKEREEVHTAGGLFIIGTERHESRRVDNQLRGRAGRQGDPGGSRFFLSLEDDLMRIFGSERIQGLMERLGMEEGEVIEHVWLSRAIEGAQKRVEGHNFDIRKNLLEYDDVMNQQRRTIYKLRRQVLAAGAGVPLVEYDEDPKTRIKTRSERTVSWADFRELILDSMEDVIVSLTDTYAPTRGVEGWDIAALQQGVKETFNLEMNFEGVGNREELQEHIYKAAEKVFQARDEEFGENFMRFLQYNYLATIDRLWKDHLLAMDHLRQGIGLRGYGQKDPKQEYKKEGYQGFIQMLSAIKAQFVTQLMHVQPRSASSAAEEAARIQRQLAQQQKKAVEGRATADGKLDEGSVAAAARPAAASRPAVGRNDPCPCGSGRKYKKCHGASEASV; this is encoded by the coding sequence ATGATCGAATGGACGCTGAAGAAACTGATTGGGACCAAGAACGAGCGCGAGCTCAAGAAGGCCCACGCGAAGGTCGCCCGAGTCAATGAGCTGGAAACCCGCATGCGGGCCCTCAAGGACGAGGACTTCGTCTCCGAGACGAACCGCATGCGGCAGGAGATCCAGAACGGCCGTTCGCTGGATGACCTGCTCTTCGAGGCCTTTGCCATCACCCGCGAGGCGGCGCGCCGCGTCATTGGCCAGCGTCACTATGACGTGCAGCTCATTGGCGGCATGTTCCTCCACGAGGGCTGCATCGCGGAGATGCGCACCGGTGAAGGCAAGACGCTGACGGCGACGCTGCCCACCTACCTCAACGCGCTGTCCGGCCGGGGCGTGCACGTCGTCACGGTGAACGACTACCTGGCCCGCCGCGACGCGGAGTGGATGGGGCGTGTCTACCGCTTCCTGGGCATGACGACGGGCTGCGTGCTGCACGAGCTGAACGACAAGCAGCGGCAGGAGGCGTACCGCTCGGACATCACCTACGGGCAGAACAACGAGTTCGGCTTCGACTACCTGCGCGACAACATGAAGTTCCGCCTGCAGGACTACGTCCAGCGCGAGCTGAACTTCGCCATCGTCGACGAGGTGGACTCCATCCTCATCGACGAGGCCCGCACGCCGCTCATCATCTCCGGTCCCACCGAGGACAGCACCGACAAGTACTACCGGGTGGACCAGGTCATCCCCGGGCTGGTGCCTGACCAGGACTACACCCTGGACGAGAAGCACCGCTCCGTGTCGCTCACGGATGACGGCATCGAGAAGCTCCAGAAGCGGCTGGGTGTGGGCAACCTGTACGACCCGGGCGAAATCGAGATGCTGCACCACGTGGACCAGGCCCTGCGCGCGCACACGCTCTACAAGCGCGACAAGGACTACGTGGTGAAGGACGGCGAGGTCGTCATCGTCGACGAGTTCACCGGCCGCCAGATGCCGGGACGCCGCTGGTCGGACGGCCTTCACCAGGCCATCGAGGCCAAGGAAGGCGTGAAGATCGAGAACGAGAACCAGACGCTCGCGACGGTCTCCTTCCAGAACTACTTCCGCATGTACTCCAAGCTGGCCGGCATGACGGGCACGGCGGACACGGAGGCGGAGGAGTTCGCCAAGATCTACAACCTCGACGTGCGCGTCATCCCCACCAACCGTCCGCCCATCCGCAAGGACCTGCAGGACGTGGTGTACAAGACGGAGCGTGAGAAGTTCGAGGCGGTGGCGGCGGAGATCGAGGAGCTGCACAAGAACGGGCAGCCGGTGCTCGTGGGCACGGTGTCCATCGCCAAGAGCGAGGTGGTGGCCAGCTTCCTCAAGAAGCGCGGCATCCCGCACAACGTCCTCAACGCCAAGCAGCACCAGCGCGAGGCGGACATCGTCGCGCAGGCCGGCCGCAAGGGCGCCGTCACCATCTCCACCAACATGGCCGGCCGCGGAACGGACATCCTCCTGGGTGGTAACGCGGAGGTCCTGGCCAAGGCGTCCATGGGGCCGCCGCCCGAGCCGCCCACGTCGGCCCCGGACGGGCAGCCGCTGGACCTGACGGCCTACGAGGCGGAGGTCGCGGCGTGGGAGCAGAAGTTCGCCGACACCAAGGCGAAGCTCGAGGAGCAGACGAAGAAGGAGCGCGAGGAGGTCCACACCGCCGGCGGCCTCTTCATCATCGGCACCGAGCGCCACGAGTCGCGCCGCGTGGACAACCAGCTGCGTGGCCGCGCCGGCCGCCAGGGTGACCCGGGTGGCAGCCGCTTCTTCCTGTCGCTCGAGGACGACCTGATGCGCATCTTCGGGTCCGAGCGCATCCAGGGCCTGATGGAGCGGCTGGGCATGGAGGAGGGCGAGGTCATCGAGCACGTGTGGCTGTCACGTGCCATCGAGGGCGCCCAGAAGCGGGTCGAAGGCCACAACTTCGACATCCGCAAGAACCTCCTCGAGTACGACGACGTGATGAACCAGCAGCGCCGCACCATCTACAAGCTGCGTCGCCAGGTGCTGGCCGCGGGCGCGGGCGTGCCGCTGGTGGAGTACGACGAGGATCCGAAGACGCGCATCAAGACGCGCTCCGAGCGGACCGTCAGCTGGGCGGACTTCCGCGAGCTGATCCTGGACTCGATGGAGGACGTCATCGTGTCCCTCACCGACACCTACGCGCCCACCCGGGGCGTGGAGGGCTGGGACATCGCCGCGCTCCAGCAGGGCGTGAAGGAGACCTTCAACCTCGAGATGAACTTCGAGGGCGTGGGCAACCGCGAGGAGCTCCAGGAGCACATCTACAAGGCGGCGGAGAAGGTCTTCCAGGCACGCGATGAGGAGTTCGGCGAGAACTTCATGCGCTTCCTCCAGTACAACTACCTGGCGACCATCGACCGGCTCTGGAAGGACCACCTGCTGGCCATGGACCACCTGCGCCAGGGCATCGGCCTGCGCGGCTACGGCCAGAAGGACCCGAAGCAGGAGTACAAGAAGGAGGGCTACCAGGGCTTCATCCAGATGCTCTCCGCCATCAAGGCGCAGTTCGTCACCCAGCTCATGCACGTGCAGCCCCGCTCCGCCTCCAGCGCGGCGGAAGAGGCCGCCCGCATCCAGCGCCAGCTCGCGCAGCAGCAGAAGAAGGCGGTGGAGGGACGCGCCACGGCGGACGGCAAGCTGGATGAGGGCTCGGTGGCCGCGGCGGCGCGTCCGGCGGCGGCCAGCAGGCCGGCGGTGGGCCGCAACGACCCCTGCCCCTGCGGCAGCGGCCGGAAGTACAAGAAGTGCCACGGTGCCTCGGAGGCCAGCGTCTAG
- a CDS encoding Stp1/IreP family PP2C-type Ser/Thr phosphatase, which yields MSSTAGQTAASRLKIISAGLTDVGRKRNHNEDSFLIDDELQLYVVADGMGGHAGGGTASRIAVETIDKEMRRAREGKDNPFLSVPNLQDSPIPEALRTAVERACLAIFTAAQEDARLSGMGTTVISLVVRDEHAFFAHVGDSRAYLIRGDLIQQISEDHSLVNEQIKAGMITPEEAKHSRYKNIITRSVGFEEEVQVDVMGLVSEPGDVFLLCSDGLANMMEDREIHETVVKARTFEEVPKRLIDFANERGGDDNITVIVVRVEA from the coding sequence GTGTCCAGCACCGCAGGGCAGACCGCGGCCTCCCGCTTGAAGATAATTTCCGCCGGCCTGACGGATGTCGGGCGCAAACGTAATCACAACGAGGACAGCTTCCTCATTGATGATGAGCTCCAGCTCTACGTCGTGGCCGACGGAATGGGCGGCCATGCGGGTGGCGGCACTGCGTCCCGCATCGCGGTGGAGACCATCGACAAAGAGATGCGCCGGGCGCGGGAAGGCAAGGACAACCCCTTCCTTTCCGTCCCGAATCTCCAGGACTCTCCGATTCCGGAGGCGCTGCGCACCGCCGTGGAGCGGGCCTGTCTGGCCATCTTCACGGCCGCGCAGGAAGATGCGCGGCTGTCCGGCATGGGCACCACCGTCATCTCCCTGGTGGTGCGCGACGAGCACGCCTTCTTCGCCCATGTGGGTGACAGCCGCGCATACCTCATCCGCGGTGACCTCATCCAGCAGATCTCCGAGGACCACTCGCTGGTCAACGAGCAGATCAAAGCGGGGATGATTACCCCGGAAGAGGCGAAGCACTCCCGCTACAAGAACATCATCACCCGCTCCGTCGGCTTCGAGGAGGAGGTGCAGGTGGACGTCATGGGGCTGGTGTCAGAGCCCGGCGACGTCTTTCTCCTCTGTTCGGACGGCCTCGCGAACATGATGGAGGACCGGGAGATCCACGAAACCGTGGTGAAGGCGCGGACCTTCGAAGAGGTCCCCAAGCGTCTCATCGACTTCGCGAACGAACGTGGTGGTGACGATAACATCACCGTCATCGTCGTGCGAGTGGAAGCCTGA